One segment of uncultured Tolumonas sp. DNA contains the following:
- a CDS encoding PAS domain S-box protein — translation MRHSIFHDPVQLRDRITALTQTLSSQPELASGLLPLLTELSEYLQQQAQNSYRLFFEQAKTPILLIDPSNGQIANANLAAEKFYGYSRQQLLTLTISDINCLTQEQIKQRMAQALAERRSFFLFPHRLASGEIRQVEVHSGPIVIDGQQFLYSTIYDITERLLAEKQLRESEARYRALHDSLPVGCILQDTQHQIIAVNEEACAIFGVDKSQLLGKQLSSLTWQRCDENGKPLPLSEHPSEQCIRSGSAIRNFIMGIQFTHRIVWLSVNSQPLFRLDEPQPYAVISSFSDITEQKRNEEKLSLAASVFTEAKEAILITEPDGSIVQVNKAFTDITGYSEAEVLGKNPRILQSGYQDRQFYKTFWQQLRQEGHWSGEIWNRRKNGEIFAELQTISAVKNENNETHHYVCLASDISHQKQHEKQLEQQAYYDLLTGLPNRKLLTDKLVLALQQCQQTDNLLAIAYIDLDGFKQINDTYGHAVGDQLLMAVAGQMKKTLRETDTVARIGGDEFVALLTVSKDLNHSLHLVKRLLHVISKTILIDDLQLKISASIGLAFYPQSENIQAEHLLSQADQAMYQAKQAGKNRYHIYGTPAEESADLL, via the coding sequence ATGCGTCATTCCATTTTTCATGACCCCGTCCAACTCCGTGACCGGATCACAGCACTCACGCAGACGTTATCCAGCCAACCTGAACTGGCCAGCGGCTTACTCCCGCTGTTAACTGAACTTTCGGAGTATTTACAACAGCAAGCCCAAAACAGTTATCGGTTGTTTTTTGAACAAGCAAAAACCCCTATTTTGCTGATTGACCCCAGCAATGGACAGATTGCAAACGCCAATCTGGCAGCAGAAAAATTCTACGGCTACAGCCGGCAACAGTTATTAACACTCACCATCAGCGATATTAATTGCCTGACCCAAGAGCAGATCAAACAGAGAATGGCTCAGGCGCTGGCGGAACGCCGCAGCTTCTTTTTGTTTCCTCATCGCTTGGCCTCAGGGGAAATTCGTCAGGTCGAAGTACATTCCGGCCCGATCGTGATTGATGGTCAACAGTTTCTCTATTCCACAATTTATGACATTACCGAACGTCTGCTGGCCGAAAAGCAATTACGCGAAAGTGAAGCCCGCTACCGCGCCTTACATGACAGCCTGCCAGTCGGCTGTATTTTGCAAGATACCCAGCATCAAATCATTGCCGTTAATGAAGAAGCGTGTGCCATTTTTGGCGTCGATAAGTCGCAACTATTAGGCAAACAACTGTCATCACTGACCTGGCAACGTTGCGATGAAAACGGAAAACCATTACCCCTGAGTGAACACCCCAGCGAGCAATGTATCCGCTCTGGCAGCGCGATCCGAAATTTCATCATGGGCATTCAATTTACGCACCGGATCGTTTGGCTCAGCGTTAACAGTCAGCCGCTGTTCCGACTGGATGAACCCCAACCCTATGCGGTGATCAGCAGCTTTAGTGACATCACGGAACAAAAGCGCAACGAAGAGAAATTATCGCTCGCCGCCAGTGTATTTACCGAAGCCAAAGAAGCCATTTTGATCACCGAACCAGATGGCAGTATTGTGCAGGTCAACAAAGCTTTTACCGATATTACCGGTTATAGCGAAGCCGAGGTGTTAGGTAAAAACCCGCGCATTCTGCAATCGGGTTATCAGGATCGGCAATTTTATAAAACCTTCTGGCAACAACTGCGACAAGAAGGACATTGGAGCGGTGAGATTTGGAACCGGCGCAAAAATGGCGAAATCTTTGCGGAACTGCAAACCATCAGCGCGGTCAAAAATGAAAATAATGAAACTCATCACTATGTTTGTTTGGCATCAGATATTTCCCATCAAAAACAGCATGAAAAACAGCTGGAACAACAAGCCTATTATGATTTGCTCACCGGGTTACCCAACCGGAAATTACTGACCGATAAGTTAGTGCTGGCCCTACAACAATGCCAGCAAACCGATAATCTGCTGGCTATCGCGTATATCGACCTCGATGGTTTTAAACAGATCAATGACACTTACGGGCATGCGGTGGGCGATCAGTTGTTGATGGCCGTCGCCGGACAGATGAAAAAGACCTTACGGGAAACCGATACCGTCGCCCGTATCGGTGGTGATGAATTTGTCGCTTTACTCACTGTCAGTAAGGATCTCAACCACTCGCTGCATCTCGTCAAACGACTATTACATGTCATTTCCAAAACTATTCTGATCGATGATTTACAGCTCAAAATCAGCGCCAGCATAGGCCTCGCCTTTTATCCGCAATCGGAAAACATTCAGGCGGAACATCTGTTGTCACAGGCCGATCAGGCGATGTATCAAGCCAAACAGGCCGGTAAAAATCGCTATCATATTTATGGCACACCAGCCGAAGAATCAGCCGATCTGCTGTAA
- a CDS encoding IclR family transcriptional regulator: MTKDSNAKEIPQGSQSLFKALQLIEILSNYPNGCPLAHLAEQADMNKSTVHRLLQGLHAAGYVTPAPASGSYRLTTKFISVGQKALSSLNIIHVAAGHLETLNLTTCETVNFSSREDDHVILIYKLEPTTGMMRTRAYIGQHHPLYCTAMGKIFMAYGQTDYPKQYWQSHKEQIVPLTRNTITELEPLYRELEEIRNDGYAMDREENELGVSCIAVPVFDIYHRVPYAVSISLSTVKLQQMGLDALLTPLRAAATAISKELGCEPQ; the protein is encoded by the coding sequence ATGACAAAAGATTCAAACGCCAAGGAAATTCCCCAAGGTAGCCAAAGTCTATTCAAAGCGTTACAGCTGATTGAGATCTTAAGTAACTACCCAAACGGCTGTCCTTTGGCTCATCTGGCCGAACAAGCCGACATGAATAAGAGTACCGTTCACCGCTTATTGCAGGGTTTACATGCGGCCGGGTATGTCACGCCCGCCCCTGCCTCTGGCAGTTACCGGCTGACCACCAAATTCATTTCGGTCGGGCAAAAAGCCCTGTCGTCATTGAATATCATTCATGTCGCTGCGGGGCATTTGGAAACACTCAATCTGACCACTTGCGAAACGGTTAACTTCTCCAGTCGGGAAGATGACCATGTGATCTTGATTTATAAACTCGAACCCACCACCGGTATGATGCGCACACGGGCGTATATCGGCCAGCATCACCCACTCTATTGCACCGCCATGGGTAAAATTTTTATGGCCTACGGGCAAACGGATTATCCGAAACAATATTGGCAATCGCACAAAGAACAAATCGTTCCGCTCACCCGTAATACGATCACGGAATTAGAACCGCTCTATCGTGAGCTGGAAGAGATCCGAAATGACGGTTATGCGATGGATCGCGAAGAGAATGAACTGGGTGTTTCCTGCATTGCGGTGCCTGTGTTTGATATTTACCACCGCGTGCCATATGCCGTTTCTATTTCATTATCCACGGTAAAATTACAGCAAATGGGGCTAGACGCCTTGCTGACCCCACTACGGGCAGCAGCTACCGCGATATCCAAAGAGCTGGGCTGCGAACCGCAATAA
- a CDS encoding malonic semialdehyde reductase yields the protein MNQSLDAHALEQAFFTARTFNKFTSQEVPDALIAQLYELMKWGPTSMNCQPGHYVFIKSQEAKQRLKSALMPGNQDKTMVAPATVIVAFDTQFYTHLPLQFPANPNAQAMFEANPEMSKTTALRNGTLQGGYLILAARMLGLDCGPMSGFNNQAVDAEFFPDGRYKSNFLINIGYGDASGNYPRGPRLAFADAVEII from the coding sequence ATGAACCAGTCGTTAGATGCGCATGCCTTGGAACAGGCCTTTTTTACCGCTCGTACTTTCAATAAATTCACGTCACAGGAAGTGCCAGATGCGTTGATCGCACAACTTTATGAGTTGATGAAATGGGGGCCAACCTCGATGAACTGCCAGCCGGGTCATTATGTGTTTATTAAGAGTCAGGAAGCGAAACAACGACTTAAGAGTGCACTGATGCCGGGTAATCAGGATAAAACCATGGTGGCGCCTGCGACGGTGATTGTGGCATTCGACACGCAATTTTATACACACCTGCCGCTGCAATTTCCGGCTAATCCGAATGCACAAGCGATGTTCGAAGCCAACCCGGAAATGAGTAAGACTACTGCGCTGAGAAACGGCACCTTACAGGGTGGTTATCTTATTTTGGCGGCGCGAATGCTGGGTTTGGATTGTGGCCCGATGAGTGGATTTAATAATCAGGCAGTGGATGCTGAGTTTTTTCCCGATGGTCGCTACAAATCGAATTTTCTGATCAATATCGGCTATGGTGATGCCTCAGGCAATTATCCGCGCGGGCCAAGACTCGCATTTGCCGATGCGGTGGAGATTATTTAA
- a CDS encoding LysR family transcriptional regulator: protein MNKPAESTTTSHPANTVTHGLTDRLELLNTFVRIVEAGSLSAAATQMHTTQPTISRRLKTFEQSLGVRLLQRSTHMMRLTEDGERCFARAKELLATWASFESELRGDNEEPEGLLRVLAPHAFGQDVLVTPLADFLRQHKKISVEWLLHDDRAIADFIAAGIDCAIQVGEVRDPAMVAIKLAEVPRIVAASPALLAGAELPTHASELSNLPWLALQTYYRNDITLTHTKTGETQRIPIQPRMSTDSLYALRSAAVTGLGLCVGSAWLLSEEIARGRLIHLLPEWQAAPLPVYIVYPYARFYPAKLRRFVELMRASMPSIINELTSVMYQ from the coding sequence ATGAACAAACCGGCAGAGAGTACTACAACTTCACATCCAGCCAACACCGTCACCCATGGTTTAACCGACCGCCTTGAGCTACTGAACACGTTTGTGCGCATTGTCGAAGCAGGCAGCCTGTCTGCCGCTGCAACCCAGATGCACACCACCCAACCCACCATCAGCCGCCGCCTAAAAACCTTTGAGCAATCACTGGGGGTGCGCTTGTTGCAACGCTCCACTCATATGATGCGGCTGACGGAAGACGGCGAGCGCTGTTTTGCACGGGCAAAAGAGTTGCTGGCAACCTGGGCATCTTTCGAATCTGAATTACGGGGTGATAATGAGGAACCGGAAGGTCTGCTGCGAGTGCTCGCCCCGCATGCGTTTGGGCAGGATGTGTTAGTTACACCACTGGCCGATTTTCTGCGGCAGCATAAAAAAATTAGCGTCGAGTGGCTGTTACATGATGATCGGGCGATCGCCGACTTTATTGCGGCCGGGATCGACTGTGCTATTCAGGTGGGCGAAGTACGTGATCCGGCGATGGTGGCGATCAAACTCGCTGAAGTACCGCGCATCGTGGCCGCATCTCCGGCCTTACTCGCCGGAGCCGAGCTACCGACACATGCCAGCGAGTTAAGCAACCTGCCGTGGTTAGCCTTGCAAACTTACTACCGAAATGACATTACGCTGACCCACACAAAAACCGGGGAGACTCAACGCATTCCGATCCAGCCACGCATGAGCACTGACAGCCTGTATGCCTTACGCAGTGCCGCTGTGACAGGGTTAGGCTTATGTGTTGGCTCAGCCTGGTTATTATCAGAAGAGATAGCTCGCGGGCGTTTGATCCATCTGCTGCCAGAGTGGCAAGCAGCCCCATTGCCCGTGTATATCGTCTATCCGTACGCCCGTTTTTATCCGGCCAAATTGCGTCGTTTTGTTGAACTGATGCGAGCAAGCATGCCGTCCATCATCAATGAGCTGACATCGGTTATGTACCAATAA
- a CDS encoding SRPBCC family protein, whose amino-acid sequence MATNTILLHRVFRSTPEKLYRAFLDADALVKWLPPNGFTAKVQHLDAQVGGSYHMSFTNFTTGENHAFGGEYIALIPHECIQYTDKFDDPNLPGDMRTTITFKPVFCGTEVYIEQIGVPEVIPVEACYLGWQESLILLAKLVEAEVTNEP is encoded by the coding sequence ATGGCTACTAATACGATCCTGCTTCATCGTGTCTTTCGCTCAACCCCAGAAAAACTCTATCGCGCTTTTTTGGATGCGGATGCGTTGGTCAAATGGCTGCCACCGAATGGTTTTACCGCCAAAGTGCAGCATCTGGATGCTCAGGTTGGCGGCAGTTATCACATGTCGTTTACGAACTTTACTACCGGCGAGAATCACGCCTTTGGCGGCGAATATATCGCGCTGATCCCGCATGAATGTATTCAATACACCGACAAATTTGACGATCCGAATTTACCCGGTGACATGCGAACGACCATTACCTTTAAACCGGTATTTTGCGGCACTGAGGTGTATATCGAACAGATCGGGGTGCCGGAGGTGATCCCGGTCGAAGCGTGTTACCTTGGCTGGCAGGAATCACTCATTTTGCTGGCCAAGCTGGTCGAAGCCGAGGTAACTAACGAACCTTAA
- a CDS encoding MFS transporter, protein MTSIQNMNVNDKTTQQPAALANAGTAVPRHLKTSLIFLLATGAGLAVASLYYSQPMLGVLGASIGASDQAVGFVPTLTQLGYALGILLLAPLGDRFDRRRIILIKGVVLLVALLLAASAPGIGLLLVASLIIGLSATMAQDIVPAAATLAPEAHRGKVVGTVMTGLLLGILLSRVVSGFVADHFGWRIMFVAAAISIALSLVAIWRGLPNFKPTTQLSYSALLGSLAGLWLQHSALRRAAMAQGLISIGFSAFWSTLAVMLHAAPFHLGSAAAGAFGLAGAAGALAAPVAGRIADLRGPELVTRVGIALVALSFAAMIFLPLLTMQAQLWLLVVSAIGFDLGVQATLIAHQTIVYSIDPGARSRLNAVLFVGMFIGMAIGAAAGSLLLAQWGWRAVTVLAITTTLMALAVRCWPEAVTEEPTDDKLQQIG, encoded by the coding sequence ATGACTTCCATACAGAATATGAATGTGAACGATAAAACAACGCAACAACCAGCGGCATTAGCCAATGCTGGGACTGCTGTGCCACGTCATCTCAAAACATCGTTGATTTTTTTATTGGCAACCGGCGCCGGGTTGGCGGTGGCCTCATTGTATTACAGTCAACCCATGCTCGGTGTGTTGGGGGCGAGTATCGGTGCTTCCGATCAGGCCGTTGGTTTTGTACCCACGCTGACCCAATTAGGTTATGCCTTGGGTATTTTATTGTTGGCACCACTGGGCGATCGTTTTGATCGGCGACGGATTATTCTGATTAAAGGTGTTGTGTTGCTGGTGGCATTATTGCTGGCGGCCAGCGCGCCGGGTATCGGTCTGTTATTGGTCGCGAGTCTGATTATTGGGCTGTCAGCCACCATGGCGCAGGATATTGTACCTGCCGCAGCAACACTGGCGCCGGAAGCTCATCGCGGTAAAGTCGTCGGCACGGTGATGACCGGTTTATTGCTGGGTATTTTGTTGTCTCGTGTGGTCAGTGGTTTTGTCGCCGATCATTTTGGCTGGCGGATCATGTTTGTGGCGGCGGCCATCAGCATTGCGCTGAGCTTGGTGGCGATCTGGCGTGGGTTACCCAATTTCAAACCGACGACACAATTATCATATTCTGCCTTATTAGGTTCGCTGGCGGGTCTTTGGTTGCAACATAGTGCACTGCGACGTGCCGCTATGGCACAGGGTCTGATCTCAATCGGTTTCAGTGCGTTCTGGTCGACGCTGGCCGTGATGCTGCATGCAGCACCTTTTCATCTGGGAAGTGCAGCGGCAGGGGCGTTTGGTTTAGCTGGTGCTGCAGGCGCCTTGGCGGCACCGGTTGCTGGGCGCATTGCCGATCTTCGTGGCCCCGAGCTGGTCACCCGGGTTGGCATTGCGCTGGTGGCGTTATCTTTTGCGGCGATGATTTTCTTACCACTGTTGACAATGCAGGCCCAACTTTGGCTGCTGGTGGTTAGCGCAATTGGTTTTGATCTGGGTGTGCAAGCTACATTGATTGCCCATCAGACTATTGTGTACAGCATTGACCCCGGTGCGCGCAGCCGTCTGAATGCCGTATTGTTTGTCGGTATGTTTATTGGCATGGCGATCGGGGCTGCAGCGGGCAGTTTATTGCTGGCCCAATGGGGTTGGCGTGCGGTGACCGTGTTAGCAATCACCACAACACTGATGGCGTTAGCTGTACGCTGCTGGCCGGAAGCTGTAACCGAAGAGCCTACCGACGATAAGTTACAGCAGATCGGCTGA